The proteins below are encoded in one region of Dioscorea cayenensis subsp. rotundata cultivar TDr96_F1 chromosome 18, TDr96_F1_v2_PseudoChromosome.rev07_lg8_w22 25.fasta, whole genome shotgun sequence:
- the LOC120282863 gene encoding uncharacterized protein LOC120282863, with protein sequence MDKSWMNKSRLSQEYVDGVEQFLDYAFNNLSSDNKIVCPCIKCKNVRWKTLEVAFDHLACDGILQGYTCWFFHGENVPLSRTSSTNTPSPSSTSHPTTNNTSTRQDGTEELLRDAFNMQHHHDAPTFFGAHPTDGMEGGNETHMGLNEEQPSEEASKFYKLLEDMNGKLYDGSKHSILYFCIHLFHLKCMCGITGKGLDYLIDFLKEFFPIATIPANSHESKKVIKDLGLGYEKIHSWPNDCMLYWEEKEMQQECHVCGASRWLPTKSTQPENVDGDQVLYKQPAKVLRYFPLIPRLQRIFMSSKTSTGMSWHANGRTKDGSLRHPADAEAWRSFDARYPDFASHPRSVRLGLSSNGFNPFKLLSTSYSTWPVVLIPYNLPPWIGMKQSSFILSMIIPGEKGPGNDIDVFMEPLIKEVKQLWAGVDTYDASLKQNF encoded by the coding sequence ATGGATAAGAGCTGGATGAATAAGTCAAGATTGAGTCAAGAATATGTGGATGGAGttgaacaatttcttgattaTGCATTTAATAATTTAAGCAGCGATAACAAGATTGTCTGTCCATgcataaaatgtaaaaatgtacGTTGGAAAACACTTGAAGTAGCATTCGATCATTTAGCATGTGATGGTATTTTGCAAGGGTATACCTGTTGGTTCTTCCATGGAGAAAATGTTCCTTTATCGAGAACTTCTTCTACAAACACTCCTTCACCTAGTTCTACCAGTCATCCTACGACAAACAACACATCCACCAGACAAGATGGTACGGAGGAATTGTTGCGGGATGCGTTTAACATGCAACATCACCATGATGCCCCAACATTTTTTGGGGCACATCCTACTGATGGAATGGAAGGTGGTAATGAAACCCACATGGggttaaatgaagaacaacctTCTGAAGAAGCGTCAAAGTTCTACAAACTGCTCGAAGATATGAATGGCAAACTTTATGATGGATCGAAGCATTCTATATTATATTTCTGTATTCATCTTTTTCACCTAAAGTGTATGTGTGGTATAACTGGGAAAGGGCTGGATTACTTGATTGACTTTTTGAAGGAGTTCTTTCCGATTGCCACAATTCCAGCAAATAGTCATGAATCAAAGAAGGTTATAAAAGATCTAGGATTGGGGTACGAGAAGATCCATAGCTGGCCAAATGATTGTATGCTTTACTGGGAGGAGAAGGAAATGCAACAGGAATGTCATGTGTGCGGCGCTTCTCGATGGTTGCCTACTAAATCTACCCAACCAGAGAATGTTGATGGTGATCAAGTACTCTATAAGCAACCAGCGAAGGTTCTGAGGTACTTTCCTTTGATACCAAGACTGCAGAGGATATTCATGTCATCAAAAACTTCTACTGGTATGTCTTGGCATGCTAATGGTCGCACAAAAGATGGCAGCTTAAGACACCCAGCCGATGCTGAGGCATGGAGATCGTTTGATGCTAGATACCCGGACTTTGCTTCTCATCCCCGAAGTGTTAGGCTTGGCCTATCCTCCAATGGTTTTAACCCATTCAAGTTGTTAAGCACTTCGTACAGTACTTGGCCAGTGGTACTAATTCCTTACAACTTGCCCCCTTGGATTGGAATGAAACAATCCTCCTTTATTTTGTCCATGATAATTCCGGGTGAGAAAGGCCCAGGTAATGACATTGATGTCTTCATGGAACCTTTGATTAAAGAGGTTAAACAATTGTGGGCTGGTGTCGACACATATGATGCGTCCTTAAAACAGAATTTTTGA